Part of the Drosophila pseudoobscura strain MV-25-SWS-2005 chromosome 2, UCI_Dpse_MV25, whole genome shotgun sequence genome, GCATGGGTGCCCAGGGAGAGAATCTCATTGAGATCGATCGGATTGGTAGAGCGGGCATTGGCAGTGGTGAGCAGCTTCTTCAGGCGTACGATTTCATCTACCAATGTGGCAGTATCCACATCATCACTGAGAACCCTCAGAGGGGGGGCCGGACGGGATTGGGCCTGCTCTAagtcctgcagctgctgcttgagtGCATGGATGCTGTCTTGATCCTGCTGACGCAGTCGGTCATAGCTGCCCACAGTGGTGCTCAGCTCGGCCAAGCGTGCCTCCAAATTGGCCACACGACCTTCGTGTAGAGCCGCCTGTTTGCGGCTCTGCTCCTCGGCCCGCAGAACCCTCCGCTGCTCCTGGTTAATGGCCACCGCATGCTGTTCCTTCAGTTGCTGCATCTCCTGACGCACCTGGTGCAGCAGGGAGGCGTTATCCGTGGTGTTGGCAACGGCTGCATGTTCGGCCTTGGCCTGAAATTGCCGTAGCTGATTCTTGGCCTCCTTGAGCTGCGCCTGCAGATCGCGAAGGCGACTGTTCTCGGCCTCGTTGCTGGCGAACTGTGTCTTAAAGTTGTTCAGCTGCATCTCGATGTTGTCCTTGAGGTGCCTTTCGTCTGCGTAGAGCTTCTGGAGCTCGCGAATCATCAGCATTTGGTTATTTGTCTCCTTTTCGCGCTCTTGCCGCTCTATGATCCACCTGGCTTTGACCTCATCGACATCGCTCTTGGCCTTGGCGGCCTGTTCCTTGGCCTTGGCATGCAGCTCCTGTATGCTCTGCTCCTTTTGGGCAATCTGGCTGCGCAGCTGCTTCTTGTCCGCCTGGAAGGAGGCTTCCATTCGAGACTTTTCCGCCGACAGGGTGGCCAGCGAGTTCATCAACGTGATGATCTGAGTTTGCAGCTGTCCCTCGGCCGAGGGAGAAGCACCCTCTGCCCCATCGGTGGAGTCTGTACTGGCAGTGCCATTTACATTTGCAGGATCCGCATCCTTGGCGGGTGATCCTGCACCTGTGGCCTCTGCATGGGCAGCCAAACTCGTTTCCAGGGCTTCCTTTTCCTTCATCAGACCCTTGTAGGCCGTAACCACATCTGCAAGAAAAGAAGTCCCATTGATTTACCTTCATGTTTGGCAATTGTTGACTCATTTACCTTTGAGTCGCTTCTCGTAGCGACTAAGCTGCTCTTTCTGTGTGCTGACCAGGGACTCCAGCTCCCTCTGGCGCTTCTCCATCTTAACGTATGGTGAGAAATTACTGTAAACGCTTtcaattaatataaaaatttgatttatttctcTTTCGTGGCATTTTTTCGCATtttgcaaacaacaaaatcttAACAGCTGTTCTTCAGCTGAAACCAGACTGCAAACTTGTTGCATTTGGTTTGCACCTAAATTTAGCCTAATTACTGTGATTTAAGAACTGTCAACTTGTTGTGTTTGATCTACAACTAAAATTAGCCTAATTACAGTGATTTAAGTTTAACAACGTATTTTATaataaacttaaataaaattgAGTTGAATTAGCGGTTATTCGTTGGCCTGCTCATCCTTCATCATTTCTGCTATTAAACGCTTGCGCTCTTCGGCCTGTCGAAGCTTGCGCATAACCAAGTCCTCATAGTCCAGCGGAGAatggttgctggctgctgtcgAAGCACTCCGCTTCTCCTCGGCCGGCGGTGTTACCCACTCAAAGTGCAGAGGATTGGAGGAGTCGCCCTTCTCATAGGCCAGGATCATGTCGCAGGCTTCGCGCGTAGTCAGCTCCACCATGGCGCGTCCGCCTCTTTTGGTATTCATCACCAGAGCCACCACCTCGCCGTATTTCTTGAGAAACTTTAGCAACTTCTCTTGGCTATAGTCACCCTTATCGGTCTTCCACTTGATCTTGATGCGGTGCTGGGCGGAGTCGAATGTGGCCTGCTGCGGCTTGTGCTTCTCCGCATAGGtgcgctgcagctgctccttcatggcctgctgctcctcctccagcagcttGGATCCTTCACGGCGCAGAcgctcgatttgctcctgCAGCACGTCCTCATCACTCTTGCGCACGGTGCTGTACGGTTGGCTGGAATGGAGCTTGTGCAGGGCCGCCTGTTCGCGCTCCTCCAGCTCTTGCTTCAGTTTCTGGCGTTTACTGTCCAACTGTTTGCTCCGCAGCTCGGCGGCCTTTTTTGCCCTGAGCACCTTGTCGTAGGCAGCTCGGGCGGTGTCATCTGTGAGGATACCCAGGGCTTTGGATAACTCATGGAAGCGTTCGGCCGCCTGCGGATTATCGGGATTCTTGTCCGGATGGCAGTCAAGGGCGCGCTTTCGATACGCTTTCCGTATTTCATTCTGCTCGGCCTCGATGGATATTCCAAGCAGATCGTACAGATTAATGTCGCTAAACTTTTTGCTGGACATTTTCACTATTTCAACCGGCGAGGAAATAAAAATACAGCAATTTGTGGGGAACTAAGGGACGCTCGATCAGCTGTTCATTGGACCAAGTTGGCAGCTCCGCGGCCACAACGTGTGCCTGTTTGTTTGGCGTGGATTTCTGTTCAAGCGGGCGGAAATTTCCCAGACTATGAATCAATTGCATTGGCGACTCTGACGCGATGAGCATCTACCACGACGAGGTGGAAATCGAGGATTTCGAAttcgacgaggaggaggagatgtACTACTATCCCTGTCCCTGCGGCGATCGATTTCAGATATCCAAGGTAACCGCCTCGTATGCGCAAcatacaacaaaaacgaaacccaatacaataataatttgaTAATCAATGCCCCTGGCAGGAGGAGCTAATCGAGGGCGAGGAGGTGGCCACCTGCCCCAGCTGTTCCCTCATTTTAAAAGTCATCTACGATCCGGTAAGACGTAGCCAGTAGACAGACCCCTTAATTCCAGTGAATTTCAATGCGATCTTAATTTCAGGAAATGTTCAAAGCGGAAGAGGACGAGGAAACAGCCCTCAATGAGAAACTGAGCGAATTGAAGCTGGAAAAGAACTAAGAGACAACTGGTCTGGCCATTTTTGTgtaattaaatagtttttatttatatatatatatatatatatggatttTCTTTTAGTGTAAATAATACGTTGACTAGTGAACAGGgaataaaaattaatcaaGCTCTAGAATGTTATTCGATTTGAAATAATTTATACATGGATATACATGGTAGATGGATATATCtagaacaaaaaatataccattgcaccgattgtttttctttttggtctAAGCGCAATCAGTCCTCAATTTAAAGCAATAACCAATTTTGAAACATAAACCAGGAACTATTTCGGTTAGTATGGGAGATACAGGGGCATACGGGGGgcacatacaatacatacagtGTGGAAAGCAgttggaaaaatatataacataCAGTCACATCACCACTTTCATCTTACGGTTTAGGAATTCGACTTAAAGTTAggaattaaatattattacgATCCTTCCATGcaattaaacttttttttttagagagCGTGCTCGTTCAGCAAGTGAAAAGGAATGGCGCTGGTTGTTCCTCTTGTGGCATGTCTGAATCGTGTGTTTCGAGTGGATACTACTGTTCCAGCCAGGATCCGGTGACGGCATTCGGTGACTTAAGCTGCTTAAAAAGAGGAACATAAGCTATCATTTAGTCGGCGGGGGAAAAAGGTGTCTTTGCTCGCCTTGATATTGAATTGCTTCAGAGTGCTTTCCAGTGCCATGGCATTTCCCGAAAAGTACGCAGCAATGGCATTGTGCAACAGAATCAGTTGCTTGTGCATCACTTTGATCTGTGGTTATAATTTGATTTCATAAACGAACATATTCCGCTAATCGAAGATCGTAAAACTTACGCGATTCTCGTCGAGAAATTGCATTTTGACAGCCACATCGGAGCGCAGTTTCTCGTACTGATCCTTGTGTTGGGCATAACTTCGTTGGGTTTCTTCCAAGGCGGTTGCCGACTGTGTTATCTCCGGCTTGGAGTTCTCCAAATCCATGCGATAGGCATCAAATTCGATCCTaaagtagagagagagacctgcCTGTGTTAGAGTCTGCTTCCAaaagcataaataaaattatgattCATACCTAGCCGTTTCGTATTGTCGTATCGTCAGTAGGGTATCATCGATGGTCTTGTTGCACAGCGTGTTGACCGACGAAATGAAAAAGTTTAATGCATTGAGCAGCAGTTCGCCGTTTTTTGTTAGATTTCGTTGCGTTTCTGCGTTGCAGGTGAACTCCTTCTGCAGTTCGGGATTCTTTTGCGCCAGATCGGCAAACGAATCGGCCAGGGCATGCTGTGAGACGACCACATGCTGGAAATGCGAGCTAAATGCTCTCGTTAGGCGTAAGATTGATAAATACTTTCGTTGCGTCTCCCGTAGCTGTTCGATTTGCGCCTCCAGCTCGGAGTCGACAGTGCGCTGCGACTTGCCCAGCTTCTCGAGCATTATCTGGCGCGTACACTTGTATGTGGATATGCTCCAGTTCTTGATGCTATCGATCTTGGAAGCACTTGTGCGTAtcaggctgccgctgccatctGCAGATGTCAGTATCATCCCATTGCCCGAACAGGTCGGACTGGTCGGTGACATTGGTGTGGTGGGTGCTGAATCGATCAATACGATATACTAAATGAGCTTCTATGGTTGCGGGCTACTCTTACCTGAATGATTTCGCAACGGCAAGCTGTTGGGGGCATTGAAGGGACCACCGACACTGACACCGgccccccctccacctccagcgACGACTCCAATGCTGTGGCTACTGACGCTGCCGCATAGCCCGATCCCGACAACCATGCTGCTGCCACCCTCTGTGCCGGTATGAACTGCCCCGCAGCTATCGTTCATGGAGGGCGTATCTTTCAGCATTTCGTGTATGCTACGCTCGCGTTCCGCCATATCAATCTTACTGTATCGGCTGCTAATACTATTTAATTACTTTCTAAAAATCGTTAAGGCTCTTTGTTGGAGGGGGAGAGAAGGCGGCGGCGAAACGCTTGCCGTTGCACCCCAaacagcgcacacacacaaatcaataTCACACGCTGGGACCAAACAGTTCTCCAATATTTCTCGGCAATTATTCACACCAGTTCAGTTTTCACACACAAATGCAAGctaaaaaaggttttttttttacaaaaatttaaCCCCAGAACGGAAAATTGGTGTGACCGTTGTCACCTAGGGCTGCAAGACCATCATCGATGGCACTATCGATGGctttagaaaatttattcatcaatgggcaGGGCCAGCATTATTctacggaatatcaaaattgagcaataggaACGATTactctctttcgttttttgtttgtttgctaaAC contains:
- the Arfip gene encoding arfaptin-2 — protein: MAERERSIHEMLKDTPSMNDSCGAVHTGTEGGSSMVVGIGLCGSVSSHSIGVVAGGGGGAGVSVGGPFNAPNSLPLRNHSAPTTPMSPTSPTCSGNGMILTSADGSGSLIRTSASKIDSIKNWSISTYKCTRQIMLEKLGKSQRTVDSELEAQIEQLRETQRKYLSILRLTRAFSSHFQHVVVSQHALADSFADLAQKNPELQKEFTCNAETQRNLTKNGELLLNALNFFISSVNTLCNKTIDDTLLTIRQYETARIEFDAYRMDLENSKPEITQSATALEETQRSYAQHKDQYEKLRSDVAVKMQFLDENRIKVMHKQLILLHNAIAAYFSGNAMALESTLKQFNIKLKSPNAVTGSWLEQ
- the Dph3 gene encoding DPH3 homolog; this translates as MSIYHDEVEIEDFEFDEEEEMYYYPCPCGDRFQISKEELIEGEEVATCPSCSLILKVIYDPEMFKAEEDEETALNEKLSELKLEKN
- the GCC88 gene encoding GRIP and coiled-coil domain-containing protein 1, producing MQQVCSLVSAEEQLLRFCCLQNAKKCHEREINQIFILIESVYSNFSPYVKMEKRQRELESLVSTQKEQLSRYEKRLKDVVTAYKGLMKEKEALETSLAAHAEATGAGSPAKDADPANVNGTASTDSTDGAEGASPSAEGQLQTQIITLMNSLATLSAEKSRMEASFQADKKQLRSQIAQKEQSIQELHAKAKEQAAKAKSDVDEVKARWIIERQEREKETNNQMLMIRELQKLYADERHLKDNIEMQLNNFKTQFASNEAENSRLRDLQAQLKEAKNQLRQFQAKAEHAAVANTTDNASLLHQVRQEMQQLKEQHAVAINQEQRRVLRAEEQSRKQAALHEGRVANLEARLAELSTTVGSYDRLRQQDQDSIHALKQQLQDLEQAQSRPAPPLRVLSDDVDTATLVDEIVRLKKLLTTANARSTNPIDLNEILSLGTHATSSSSSESHVQCEQQLHGVQKMLEAGKQQRQLLEQKIQLQQSHIQTLQEKVQVLNRNIDESEQELKQQGDKLRQALKNERTKWQEAKAELENETRCKLNELEQLLQKQRQRSLQLLDEKEQEIKTLQTSFEVFHTAGGSGACSALPAPSLDTAAESYNYSSDGDSVEVESEQRERDRRLQVKSKKLSLGENCHMLHYANELARKDIEITALRKGKYSAESTLRKAIQDKVTSQQEMHEKIECLEEQVDRLERCKTREGANLEYLKNVIISYIVTKDADGKRHMLNAISAVLQFTGTEMQAINAAFQKK
- the LOC4803151 gene encoding dnaJ homolog subfamily C member 17; amino-acid sequence: MSSKKFSDINLYDLLGISIEAEQNEIRKAYRKRALDCHPDKNPDNPQAAERFHELSKALGILTDDTARAAYDKVLRAKKAAELRSKQLDSKRQKLKQELEEREQAALHKLHSSQPYSTVRKSDEDVLQEQIERLRREGSKLLEEEQQAMKEQLQRTYAEKHKPQQATFDSAQHRIKIKWKTDKGDYSQEKLLKFLKKYGEVVALVMNTKRGGRAMVELTTREACDMILAYEKGDSSNPLHFEWVTPPAEEKRSASTAASNHSPLDYEDLVMRKLRQAEERKRLIAEMMKDEQANE